In a single window of the Cydia strobilella chromosome 13, ilCydStro3.1, whole genome shotgun sequence genome:
- the LOC134746528 gene encoding zonadhesin-like — MERTCLLVCVLVCAAAGVVGQVATMCRPNERFLSCGGCQKTCEDPAPACAAVCRTGCYCEDDHVRNSTGHCVKLSECPATSSALKQDTTEPRQDCPANEEYRFCEPCNKTCDNPNPMCPAQCSRGCFCKGDLVRDRDGSCVAYEKCAKFAKNDTCKYIKPYKLTCAPGQVYRDCEPCEKTCSNPNPICPAQCNRGCFCEDGLVKSPNGQCVKREDCPRAEVTFGNDPSIEDCAPDEEFLSCGWCEPSCWAPSPICPGVCTRGCLCRPPLVRHYSGHCVQQRDCEPQTCTSPNEEYVCRYGCEILCVGPNTCPDRPRRCQLGCHCKIGFLRDTTTGRCLTAEECKNITMSSVPGSKPDLPPIFRVRVAPNSPNLLDEVKSAVPKN, encoded by the exons GCCAAGTAGCCACCATGTGCCGGCCTAACGAGCGATTCCTGTCCTGCGGCGGCTGCCAGAAGACGTGCGAGGACCCGGCGCCGGCGTGCGCGGCGGTTTGCCGGACCGGATGTTACTGCGAGGACGATCATGTCCGGAACAGTACCGGACATTGTGTGAAGCTGTCTGAGTGTCCGGCAACAT CTTCAGCCCTCAAACAAGACACCACAGAACCCCGCCAAGACTGTCCCGCCAACGAAGAGTACCGTTTTTGCGAACCCTGCAACAAAACTTGTGACAACCCTAACCCCATGTGCCCAGCTCAATGTTCCAGAGGATGCTTCTGTAAGGGAGACTTGGTGCGGGACAGAGACGGCAGCTGTGTGGCGTATGAGAAATGTGCCAAGTTTGCCAAGAATGACACGTGTAAGTAT ATCAAGCCCTACAAACTGACCTGCGCTCCTGGCCAGGTCTACAGAGACTGCGAGCCCTGCGAGAAGACCTGCTCCAACCCCAACCCCATCTGCCCCGCCCAGTGCAACCGCGGGTGCTTCTGTGAGGACGGACTTGTTAAGAGCCCCAATGGACAGTGTGTGAAGAGGGAAGACTGCCCGAGAG CCGAGGTGACGTTCGGAAACGATCCCTCCATCGAAGACTGCGCTCCGGATGAGGAGTTCCTGTCTTGTGGCTGGTGCGAGCCGAGCTGCTGGGCGCCCTCACCCATTTGTCCAGGCGTGTGCACCCGCGGGTGCCTCTGCCGGCCTCCCCTGGTGCGACACTATAGCGGACACTGCGTGCAACAGAGGGATTGCGAGCCAC AGACCTGCACAAGCCCCAATGAAGAATACGTCTGCCGCTACGGGTGTGAGATCCTCTGCGTAGGCCCGAACACCTGTCCGGACCGTCCGCGACGTTGCCAGCTCGGCTGCCATTGCAAGATTGGTTTCCTGAGAGACACCACTACTG GCCGCTGTCTCACCGCTGAAGAGTGCAAAAACATAACGATGTCTTCAGTCCCGGGTTCGAAGCCGGACCTGCCACCGATATTCAGAGTGCGGGTGGCACCCAATTCGCCGAACCTACTAGACGAAGTCAAATCTGCTGTTCCTAAGAATTAA
- the LOC134746491 gene encoding N6-adenosine-methyltransferase non-catalytic subunit, with product MSEKLKELRERSQKRKKLLAQTLGVSSVSELRQALGTSSDVPAKKLAVSEGAEDKPTSKEQPDGLVYTDSSTFLKGTQSSNPHNDYCQHFVDTGQRPQNFIRDVGLADRFEEYPKLRELIKLKDDLIAQTATPPMYLKCDLKTFDLKQMGSKFDVVLVEPPLGAGWRWPDVLALDLQQIAQPRSFVFLWCGSSEGLDMGRECLKKWGFRRCEDICWIKTNINNPGHSKNLEHNAVFQRTKEHCLMGIKGTVRRSSDGDFIHANVDIDLIISEDPEFGSTEKPIEIFHIMEHFCLGRRRIHLFGRDSTIRPGWVTVGHELTNSNFNAELYAANFAEGRDSTGCTERIEALRPKSPPNTNKARPRGRGGFRGRGRGRGAL from the exons ATGAGTGAAAAATTAAAGGAATTACGCGAGCGCTctcaaaagagaaaaaaacttttaGCACAAACT CTTGGTGTTTCGAGTGTGAGTGAGCTGAGGCAGGCTCTAGGGACCTCTAGCGATGTGCCGGCGAAGAAGCTAGCGGTGTCTGAAGGCGCGGAGGACAAGCCTACCAGTAAGGAACAACCTGATGGCTTGGTGTACACAGACTCTTCCACTTTTCTTAAG GGCACCCAATCCTCCAACCCCCACAACGACTACTGCCAACACTTCGTAGACACTGGCCAGCGGCCGCAGAACTTCATCCGAGACGTGGGGCTCGCAGACCGCTTCGAGGAATACCCGAAGCTGCGGGAACTCATCAAGTTGAAAGATGACTTGATTGCTCAGACTGCGACGCCGCCTATGTACTTGAAGTGTGATTTGAAG ACATTTGACTTAAAGCAGATGGGCAGCAAATTTGATGTGGTACTAGTAGAGCCTCCGCTGGGTGCTGGCTGGCGTTGGCCTGATGTACTCGCCTTGGACCTGCAGCAGATCGCTCAGCCGCGGTCCTTCGTGTTCCTCTGGTGCGGGAGCTCGGAAG GACTGGACATGGGCCGCGAATGCCTCAAGAAATGGGGTTTCCGCCGCTGCGAGGACATCTGCTGGATAAAAACTAACATCAACAACCCCGGGCACTCCAAGAACCTGGAACACAACGCTGTGTTCCAACGGACCAAGGAACACTGCCTCATGGGCATCAAAGGGACAGTCCGGAGATCTTCGGATGGAGACTTTATCCATGCTAATGTGGATATTGACCTGATTATATCTGAGGACCCGGAGTTTGGGAGTACGGAGAAGCCTATTGAGATATTTCATATTATGGAGCACTTCTGTTTGGGACGGAGAAG AATCCACCTATTCGGTCGCGACTCGACCATCCGCCCGGGCTGGGTGACGGTGGGCCACGAGCTGACCAACTCCAACTTCAACGCGGAGCTGTACGCGGCCAACTTCGCGGAGGGGCGCGACTCCACGGGCTGCACGGAGCGCATCGAGGCGCTGCGCCCCAAGAGTCCGCCCAACACCAACAAGGCGAGGCCGAGGGGCCGCGGCGGCTTCCGGGGCCGAGGCCGCGGTCGCGGCGCCTTGTAG